The following proteins are encoded in a genomic region of Oncorhynchus masou masou isolate Uvic2021 chromosome 32, UVic_Omas_1.1, whole genome shotgun sequence:
- the LOC135526567 gene encoding NXPE family member 3-like isoform X1 has protein sequence MKRQIQEKPSKDRQHFYSFHRDIWRMGRLLQLLILALILLICIYVLFVCQFNRCLLNVSPSNHLKYNHTSFTSHSGITNRTFTPTNDSLISKEEWESLLTKLQWSLPPVVLLSTDEATNPTKCSFSVVNPNSTHTVGGFIDVILIARDTKNRIKTYGGDFFQAKLFNSELKASTYGAVTDHFNGTYTARLALLWPGPAKVSIRLVHSSEAVQVLCRQREQDPDKVYFHGYFEEGGKQETVMCNAQRSPRLVGNDTQCCCEYREPVTGETWFCRRPSSLPCHALTYHSMGGYQAVLSKVETTLLKSSTNIIVPGDDSAIDVQQQDTEIRSQTKCRPGLHTSVPAGFYLQDHWTSLVCDSKSFPSAKLISGCLKDKQILMMGDSTLRQWFDYLEETVPTLKRLNLHTSSKSGPFEAVDTQSNTRIIWRAHGIPIRTSKTPWADLHYIAREVEGMAGGAHSVVVFTIWAHFTTYPLAMYAHRLVVIRRAVASLLSRSPTTLVVIKSANTGYKDVYGSDWLSWQLDMALREIFRDLPVVLIDVWQMTSCHYSPDNIHPPSVVIQNEVDLFLSFVCPQ, from the exons ATATATGGAGGATGGGAAGACTGCTTCAACTACTGATATTGGCTTTGATACTATTGATCTGCATTTATGTATTATTT GTATGTCAATTCAACAGGTGCCTACTGAATGTGTCACCCTCCAATCATCTCAAATACAACCACACTAGCTTCACAAGTCATAGTGGAATCACCAACAGGACATTTACACCAACCAATGACTCCTTAATAAGTAAAGAGGAATGGGAATCTCTGCTCACAAAGCTACAATGGTCATTACCGCCTGTTGTCCTCTTATCCACAGATGAGGCCACAAACCCCACTAAGTGCTCATTCTCTGTTGTCAACCCCAATTCAACCCACACAGTTGGAGGGTTTATAGATGTGATTTTGATAGCTAGAGATACTAAAAACAGGATCAAAACCTATGGAGGGGACTTTTTTCAGGCCAAGTTGTTTAACTCAGAACTTAAGGCCAGTACTTATGGAGCTGTAACAGACCACTTTAATGGCACCTACACTGCCCGTCTGGCCCTGCTTTGGCCTGGACCTGCCAAGGTGTCCATCCGCCTAGTGCACTCTAGCGAGGCCGTGCAGGTACTGTGTAGGCAAAGGGAACAGGACCCAGATAAGGTCTACTTCCATGGCTACTTTGAGGAGGGTGGCAAGCAGGAAACGGTGATGTGCAATGCCCAGAGAAGTCCTCGGCTGGTGGGGAATGACACACAGTGTTGCTGTGAGTACAGAGAGCCAGTCACTGGGGAGACCTGGTTCTGTCGTCGGCCATCTTCCCTGCCTTGCCATGCTTTGACCTACCACAGCATGGGCGGTTACCAGGCAGTACTCTCCAAGGTGGAAACGACCCTTCTAAAGAG TTCCACAAACATTATTGTACCAGGTGACGATTCAGCTATCGATGTCCAGCAACAGGACACTGAAATCC GATCACAAACAAAATGTCGTCCTGGTTTGCACACCTCAGTACCAGCTGGATTCTACCTCCAGGATCACTGGACATCCCTGGTGTGTGACTCAAAATCCTTTCCCTCAGCTAAACTGATATCTGGATGCCTGAAGGACAAACAGATCCTTATGATGGGTGACTCCACTCTCCGTCAGTGGTTCGACTACCTGGAGGAAACTGTGCCAA cattgaaacgCCTGAACCTTCACACATCAAGCAAATCGGGCCCCTTTGAGGCAGTCGACACCCAGTCCAACACCCGTATTATCTGGCGGGCCCATGGGATACCTATACGGACAAGCAAGACCCCCTGGGCTGACCTTCACTACATCGCCAGGGAGGTGGAGGGTATGGCAGGGGGTGCACACTCTGTAGTGGTCTTCACCATCTGGGCTCATTTCACCACGTACCCACTGGCTATGTACGCACACCGTCTGGTCGTCATCCGCAGGGCTGTGGCGTCGCTCCTTAGTCGATCTCCCACTACTCTGGTAGTGATCAAGTCAGCCAACACGGGCTACAAGGATGTGTATGGCAGCGACTGGCTCTCCTGGCAGCTCGACATGGCACTCAGGGAAATATTCAGGGACTTGCCAGTGGTCCTCATCGACGTTTGGCAGATGACCTCCTGCCACTATTCTCCGGACAACATTCACCCGCCCTCTGTGGTGATCCAAAATGAAGTGGATCTCTTCCTGTCCTTTGTTTGTCCACAGTGA
- the LOC135526567 gene encoding NXPE family member 3-like isoform X2: protein MDIWRMGRLLQLLILALILLICIYVLFVCQFNRCLLNVSPSNHLKYNHTSFTSHSGITNRTFTPTNDSLISKEEWESLLTKLQWSLPPVVLLSTDEATNPTKCSFSVVNPNSTHTVGGFIDVILIARDTKNRIKTYGGDFFQAKLFNSELKASTYGAVTDHFNGTYTARLALLWPGPAKVSIRLVHSSEAVQVLCRQREQDPDKVYFHGYFEEGGKQETVMCNAQRSPRLVGNDTQCCCEYREPVTGETWFCRRPSSLPCHALTYHSMGGYQAVLSKVETTLLKSSTNIIVPGDDSAIDVQQQDTEIRSQTKCRPGLHTSVPAGFYLQDHWTSLVCDSKSFPSAKLISGCLKDKQILMMGDSTLRQWFDYLEETVPTLKRLNLHTSSKSGPFEAVDTQSNTRIIWRAHGIPIRTSKTPWADLHYIAREVEGMAGGAHSVVVFTIWAHFTTYPLAMYAHRLVVIRRAVASLLSRSPTTLVVIKSANTGYKDVYGSDWLSWQLDMALREIFRDLPVVLIDVWQMTSCHYSPDNIHPPSVVIQNEVDLFLSFVCPQ from the exons ATATATGGAGGATGGGAAGACTGCTTCAACTACTGATATTGGCTTTGATACTATTGATCTGCATTTATGTATTATTT GTATGTCAATTCAACAGGTGCCTACTGAATGTGTCACCCTCCAATCATCTCAAATACAACCACACTAGCTTCACAAGTCATAGTGGAATCACCAACAGGACATTTACACCAACCAATGACTCCTTAATAAGTAAAGAGGAATGGGAATCTCTGCTCACAAAGCTACAATGGTCATTACCGCCTGTTGTCCTCTTATCCACAGATGAGGCCACAAACCCCACTAAGTGCTCATTCTCTGTTGTCAACCCCAATTCAACCCACACAGTTGGAGGGTTTATAGATGTGATTTTGATAGCTAGAGATACTAAAAACAGGATCAAAACCTATGGAGGGGACTTTTTTCAGGCCAAGTTGTTTAACTCAGAACTTAAGGCCAGTACTTATGGAGCTGTAACAGACCACTTTAATGGCACCTACACTGCCCGTCTGGCCCTGCTTTGGCCTGGACCTGCCAAGGTGTCCATCCGCCTAGTGCACTCTAGCGAGGCCGTGCAGGTACTGTGTAGGCAAAGGGAACAGGACCCAGATAAGGTCTACTTCCATGGCTACTTTGAGGAGGGTGGCAAGCAGGAAACGGTGATGTGCAATGCCCAGAGAAGTCCTCGGCTGGTGGGGAATGACACACAGTGTTGCTGTGAGTACAGAGAGCCAGTCACTGGGGAGACCTGGTTCTGTCGTCGGCCATCTTCCCTGCCTTGCCATGCTTTGACCTACCACAGCATGGGCGGTTACCAGGCAGTACTCTCCAAGGTGGAAACGACCCTTCTAAAGAG TTCCACAAACATTATTGTACCAGGTGACGATTCAGCTATCGATGTCCAGCAACAGGACACTGAAATCC GATCACAAACAAAATGTCGTCCTGGTTTGCACACCTCAGTACCAGCTGGATTCTACCTCCAGGATCACTGGACATCCCTGGTGTGTGACTCAAAATCCTTTCCCTCAGCTAAACTGATATCTGGATGCCTGAAGGACAAACAGATCCTTATGATGGGTGACTCCACTCTCCGTCAGTGGTTCGACTACCTGGAGGAAACTGTGCCAA cattgaaacgCCTGAACCTTCACACATCAAGCAAATCGGGCCCCTTTGAGGCAGTCGACACCCAGTCCAACACCCGTATTATCTGGCGGGCCCATGGGATACCTATACGGACAAGCAAGACCCCCTGGGCTGACCTTCACTACATCGCCAGGGAGGTGGAGGGTATGGCAGGGGGTGCACACTCTGTAGTGGTCTTCACCATCTGGGCTCATTTCACCACGTACCCACTGGCTATGTACGCACACCGTCTGGTCGTCATCCGCAGGGCTGTGGCGTCGCTCCTTAGTCGATCTCCCACTACTCTGGTAGTGATCAAGTCAGCCAACACGGGCTACAAGGATGTGTATGGCAGCGACTGGCTCTCCTGGCAGCTCGACATGGCACTCAGGGAAATATTCAGGGACTTGCCAGTGGTCCTCATCGACGTTTGGCAGATGACCTCCTGCCACTATTCTCCGGACAACATTCACCCGCCCTCTGTGGTGATCCAAAATGAAGTGGATCTCTTCCTGTCCTTTGTTTGTCCACAGTGA
- the LOC135526567 gene encoding NXPE family member 3-like isoform X3 — MGRLLQLLILALILLICIYVLFVCQFNRCLLNVSPSNHLKYNHTSFTSHSGITNRTFTPTNDSLISKEEWESLLTKLQWSLPPVVLLSTDEATNPTKCSFSVVNPNSTHTVGGFIDVILIARDTKNRIKTYGGDFFQAKLFNSELKASTYGAVTDHFNGTYTARLALLWPGPAKVSIRLVHSSEAVQVLCRQREQDPDKVYFHGYFEEGGKQETVMCNAQRSPRLVGNDTQCCCEYREPVTGETWFCRRPSSLPCHALTYHSMGGYQAVLSKVETTLLKSSTNIIVPGDDSAIDVQQQDTEIRSQTKCRPGLHTSVPAGFYLQDHWTSLVCDSKSFPSAKLISGCLKDKQILMMGDSTLRQWFDYLEETVPTLKRLNLHTSSKSGPFEAVDTQSNTRIIWRAHGIPIRTSKTPWADLHYIAREVEGMAGGAHSVVVFTIWAHFTTYPLAMYAHRLVVIRRAVASLLSRSPTTLVVIKSANTGYKDVYGSDWLSWQLDMALREIFRDLPVVLIDVWQMTSCHYSPDNIHPPSVVIQNEVDLFLSFVCPQ; from the exons ATGGGAAGACTGCTTCAACTACTGATATTGGCTTTGATACTATTGATCTGCATTTATGTATTATTT GTATGTCAATTCAACAGGTGCCTACTGAATGTGTCACCCTCCAATCATCTCAAATACAACCACACTAGCTTCACAAGTCATAGTGGAATCACCAACAGGACATTTACACCAACCAATGACTCCTTAATAAGTAAAGAGGAATGGGAATCTCTGCTCACAAAGCTACAATGGTCATTACCGCCTGTTGTCCTCTTATCCACAGATGAGGCCACAAACCCCACTAAGTGCTCATTCTCTGTTGTCAACCCCAATTCAACCCACACAGTTGGAGGGTTTATAGATGTGATTTTGATAGCTAGAGATACTAAAAACAGGATCAAAACCTATGGAGGGGACTTTTTTCAGGCCAAGTTGTTTAACTCAGAACTTAAGGCCAGTACTTATGGAGCTGTAACAGACCACTTTAATGGCACCTACACTGCCCGTCTGGCCCTGCTTTGGCCTGGACCTGCCAAGGTGTCCATCCGCCTAGTGCACTCTAGCGAGGCCGTGCAGGTACTGTGTAGGCAAAGGGAACAGGACCCAGATAAGGTCTACTTCCATGGCTACTTTGAGGAGGGTGGCAAGCAGGAAACGGTGATGTGCAATGCCCAGAGAAGTCCTCGGCTGGTGGGGAATGACACACAGTGTTGCTGTGAGTACAGAGAGCCAGTCACTGGGGAGACCTGGTTCTGTCGTCGGCCATCTTCCCTGCCTTGCCATGCTTTGACCTACCACAGCATGGGCGGTTACCAGGCAGTACTCTCCAAGGTGGAAACGACCCTTCTAAAGAG TTCCACAAACATTATTGTACCAGGTGACGATTCAGCTATCGATGTCCAGCAACAGGACACTGAAATCC GATCACAAACAAAATGTCGTCCTGGTTTGCACACCTCAGTACCAGCTGGATTCTACCTCCAGGATCACTGGACATCCCTGGTGTGTGACTCAAAATCCTTTCCCTCAGCTAAACTGATATCTGGATGCCTGAAGGACAAACAGATCCTTATGATGGGTGACTCCACTCTCCGTCAGTGGTTCGACTACCTGGAGGAAACTGTGCCAA cattgaaacgCCTGAACCTTCACACATCAAGCAAATCGGGCCCCTTTGAGGCAGTCGACACCCAGTCCAACACCCGTATTATCTGGCGGGCCCATGGGATACCTATACGGACAAGCAAGACCCCCTGGGCTGACCTTCACTACATCGCCAGGGAGGTGGAGGGTATGGCAGGGGGTGCACACTCTGTAGTGGTCTTCACCATCTGGGCTCATTTCACCACGTACCCACTGGCTATGTACGCACACCGTCTGGTCGTCATCCGCAGGGCTGTGGCGTCGCTCCTTAGTCGATCTCCCACTACTCTGGTAGTGATCAAGTCAGCCAACACGGGCTACAAGGATGTGTATGGCAGCGACTGGCTCTCCTGGCAGCTCGACATGGCACTCAGGGAAATATTCAGGGACTTGCCAGTGGTCCTCATCGACGTTTGGCAGATGACCTCCTGCCACTATTCTCCGGACAACATTCACCCGCCCTCTGTGGTGATCCAAAATGAAGTGGATCTCTTCCTGTCCTTTGTTTGTCCACAGTGA